DNA from Tsuneonella dongtanensis:
CCAGACCCGGCACGCGCGATGGAGCGACCGCCGACGCGAGGTGCTCCAGTCAATCCAGGCGGTCGCGGTCTATGCGGTGGTCGGCAGCTTCGTGTTCTGGGGCGTGCAGGAAGGCGTGCTCCAGCGGCTGGACGTATCGTACAGCTGGCCCGCCTACCTCGGGCTCGCCGCGGCGATGATCGTCGCGCACGACGCCTACTTCTACTGGGTGCACCGGGCAATGCACCACCGCTTGCTGTTCCGCTGGTTCCACCTGCCCCATCACCGGTCGATCACGCCGACGCCGTGGGCAGCCTACAGCTTCGCCATCCCCGAGGCGCTGGTGATGGCGCTCTTCGCTCCGCTATGGCTGTTCTTCGTGCCGACCCCCGGCGAAGTCGTGCTGGCCTGGCTCATGTTCCAGATCTTCCGCAACGCGATGGGCCACGCCGGTTTCGAGCTGCACCCGCGCTGGTGGCT
Protein-coding regions in this window:
- a CDS encoding sterol desaturase family protein, whose translation is MLDTGFVPLDVLSERGLEFFTFDFVRYLIAAGSVSVVIWVIARSRFAGRRIQTRHARWSDRRREVLQSIQAVAVYAVVGSFVFWGVQEGVLQRLDVSYSWPAYLGLAAAMIVAHDAYFYWVHRAMHHRLLFRWFHLPHHRSITPTPWAAYSFAIPEALVMALFAPLWLFFVPTPGEVVLAWLMFQIFRNAMGHAGFELHPRWWLSTPLTRWINTTTHHDLHHSGGFNKNYGLYFTWWDKLMGTEHPRYAETFAKVTGRGAPSGNTATESTVAMAAF